One Punica granatum isolate Tunisia-2019 chromosome 3, ASM765513v2, whole genome shotgun sequence genomic window carries:
- the LOC116199356 gene encoding G-type lectin S-receptor-like serine/threonine-protein kinase LECRK3, which yields MASATHTLLLLLLLLLLLLLLLLVLLPLATLAQAQGHIGLGSSLTADDRNSSWKSPSGDFAFGFKRIGNGVFLLAIWFNKIPEKTIIWSANRDNSAPQGSKVELTREGHLVLNYPGVGEIWAQPATSTRASYAFMLDTGNFVLANGAGSNLWESFGEPTDTIVPTQVLNHGTEVISRYSAMNYSRGRFRLLLQLDGNLCMHTRPFYDWAYWYSATVGTGYQVIFNQTSQIYLAARNGSLAYDIMSGTFSSMDLYQRAVLEYDGVFRQYVYPRNASLRLEWPRGWTLVPSPIPLNICTNMSQSIGPGVCGWNSYCILGDDQRPRCKCPPGYSYIDPSNRMNGCKSDFLPESCDEGTAETDLFTLQDMPNANWGLSDYERYEKQDENFCRQVCLSDCLCNVAIFKEGNCWKKRMPFSNGVVDPTVGGKALIKVRIDNSTSKIGCPKKKGNGPLIIIGSAILSSSAVLNLILLLLTSLIWFRYFHGKNARTLRLYPVKRFSRMQSFTHKDLTEATGGFNEELGRGAYGSVYKGVLASNERRVIVVKVLEKITPNGDREFKTEVDTIGRTNHRNLVELIGFCNDGKNRLLVYEFMPNGSLANFMFGGLRPSWFKRIEIACGVARGLLYLHEECSKQIIHCDIKPQNILLDESLTAKISDFGLAKLFKNDQTQTVTAVRGTKGYLAPEWFRNMPISVKVDVYSFGIVLLELICCRKNCEFELNDEAQMILSDWVYNCYHEDKLDLIAEGDKETLGDMSRVRRFVMIAMWCIQEEPSMRPSMKKVTQMLEGAVEVSIPPGLFSFISSIQ from the exons TCATCTCTCACCGCAGATGATCGGAACTCATCATGGAAGTCACCCTCGGGAGACTTCGCCTTTGGCTTCAAGAGGATTGGAAATGGGGTCTTCCTATTGGCCATATGGTTCAATAAGATACCTGAAAAAACAATTATATGGTCAGCGAACAGGGATAATTCAGCTCCTCAAGGGTCCAAGGTTGAGTTGACCCGGGAAGGACATTTAGTACTCAATTATCCGGGAGTGGGAGAGATTTGGGCCCAGCCAGCGACAAGTACGAGAGCTTCCTATGCTTTTATGCTAGACACTGGAAACTTTGTCCTAGCGAATGGAGCAGGCTCCAACTTGTGGGAGTCCTTCGGTGAACCTACTGATACCATCGTGCCAACTCAGGTATTAAATCATGGGACTGAAGTCATCTCCCGGTATTCCGCCATGAACTACTCGCGCGGGAGATTCCGGCTCCTCTTGCAGCTCGATGGGAATCTCTGTATGCACACTCGTCCGTTCTATGATTGGGCCTACTGGTATTCAGCCACTGTTGGAACTGGATATCAGGTGATTTTTAACCAAACCAGTCAGATCTATCTCGCGGCAAGGAATGGTTCTTTGGCGTACGACATAATGTCTGGCACGTTCTCGAGCATGGATTTATACCAGAGAGCGGTCCTTGAGTATGATGGAGTGTTCAGGCAGTATGTTTACCCGAGAAACGCAAGCTTGCGTTTGGAATGGCCCAGGGGCTGGACCCTAGTTCCTTCCCCTATCCCATTGAACATCTGCACGAATATGAGTCAATCTATTGGCCCAGGGGTATGTGGGTGGAACAGCTACTGCATCCTCGGAGACGACCAGAGGCCGAGATGCAAATGCCCTCCTGGATACAGCTATATTGATCCATCAAACCGGATGAATGGATGCAAGTCGGACTTCCTACCTGAGAGTTGCGATGAAG GTACAGCGGAAACAGATTTGTTCACATTGCAGGACATGCCAAATGCCAACTGGGGGCTATCCGATTACGAGCGTTATGAAAAACAGGATGAGAACTTCTGCAGGCAGGTTTGTTTGAGTGATTGCTTATGCAATGTTGCGATATTTAAAGAGGGCAACTGCTGGAAGAAGAGGATGCCTTTCTCCAATGGAGTGGTAGATCCCACTGTTGGAGGAAAAGCCCTCATCAAGGTGAGGATCGATAACTCTACTTCAAAAATTGGTTGCCCAAAGAAGAAAGGTAACGGGCCATTGATTATCATCGGATCAGCCATTCTTAGCAGCTCTGCAGTATTAAACCTGATCCTACTTCTCTTAACTTCTCTGATTTGGTTTCGATACTTTCACGGGAAAAATGCTAGAACTTTGCGACTGTACCCGGTAAAGCGGTTCTCTAGAATGCAGAGCTTTACGCACAAGGATCTCACAGAAGCCACTGGTGGGTTCAATGAGGAGCTGGGCCGGGGAGCTTATGGGTCGGTATATAAGGGAGTTCTCGCATCTAATGAGAGAAGGGTCATCGTGGTAAAAGTGTTGGAAAAGATAACTCCAAATGGTGATAGAGAGTTCAAGACCGAAGTGGACACAATTGGACGGACCAATCACAGGAACCTAGTTGAACTTATTGGGTTCTGCAACGATGGGAAAAACCGCCTTTTGGTGTATGAGTTCATGCCTAATGGTTCACTAGCTAACTTTATGTTTGGAGGTTTGAGGCCGAGCTGGTTCAAGAGAATCGAGATTGCCTGCGGGGTCGCAAGGGGCCTCTTGTACCTCCATGAGGAGTGCAGCAAGCAGATCATCCATTGTGACATAAAGCCACAGAATATCCTCCTTGATGAGTCTCTCACGGCAAAGATTTCCGATTTTGGGTTAGCGAAGCTTTTCAAGAATGACCAAACACAAACTGTGACTGCGGTCAGGGGAACAAAAGGATACCTAGCTCCAGAATGGTTCAGAAACATGCCGATTTCTGTTAAAGTGGATGTTTACAGCTTTGGGATTGTGCTGTTGGAGCTGATTTGCTGCAGGAAAAATTGTGAGTTTGAATTGAATGACGAGGCTCAGATGATACTCTCTGACTGGGTTTACAATTGCTACCATGAAGATAAGCTCGACTTAATTGCAGAGGGAGATAAGGAGACGCTTGGAGACATGAGTAGAGTGCGAAGATTCGTGATGATAGCAATGTGGTGCATCCAGGAAGAACCATCTATGAGGCCGTCTATGAAGAAAGTCACTCAAATGCTCGAAGGAGCGGTTGAGGTCTCCATTCCGCCGGGACTATTCTCGTTTATCAGTTCAATCCAATAA